The following are encoded in a window of Castanea sativa cultivar Marrone di Chiusa Pesio chromosome 5, ASM4071231v1 genomic DNA:
- the LOC142634124 gene encoding protein SRG1-like: MESQTEVNFGKSIIVPSVQELTKEPIFNIPARYVRDDQEDPSIVSYDPSLPSVPVIDLERLDVEAYMNSELDSLHSACKDWGFFQVVNHGVSTSLTEEFRTQIDSFFKLPYEEKKNLWQEPNNQEGFGQLFVVSDEQKLDWSDMFYITTLPHKIRMDHLFDKLQPKLRETLETYSIEVKKLALKILGHMAKALKMDAEEMRELFSDGVQSMRMNYYPQCPEPDKAIGFTPHSDADALTILCQVNETEGLQIRKEGRWVLVKPLPNAFVVNIGDIMEIVSNGLYRSIEHRAIVNSTKERLSIATFYSSNLDSELGPAPSLIGPGNPANFRRVPLEKYFKEFFARKLSGKSYLDFMRIENGEGNTS, translated from the exons ATGGAGTCACAAACAGAAGTTAACTTTGGAAAATCTATCATAGTACCTAGTGTCCAGGAGCTAACCAAGGAACCCATCTTCAACATTCCAGCTAGGTACGTGCGAGATGATCAGGAGGACCCTTCGATTGTCTCTTATGACCCATCACTTCCATCTGTGCCGGTTATCGATCTTGAGAGATTGGATGTTGAAGCTTACATGAATTCTGAATTGGACAGCCTTCACTCTGCTTGTAAAGATTGGGGATTCTTTCAG GTTGTGAACCATGGAGTTAGTACTTCATTGACGGAAGAATTCCGGACAcaaattgatagttttttcaaaCTTCCatatgaagaaaagaagaatctTTGGCAGGAGCCAAACAATCAAGAGGGCTTTGGGCAGCTCTTTGTGGTGTCAGACGAGCAGAAGCTTGACTGGTCAGATATGTTCTATATAACTACCCTTCCACATAAGATAAGGATGGATCACCTATTTGACAAGCTTCAGCCAAAGCTCAG AGAGACCTTGGAAACTTACTCTATAGAAGTGAAGAAGCTGGCCTTGAAAATCTTAGGACACATGGCTAAGGCTTTGAAAATGGACGCCGAGGAAATGAGAGAGCTGTTTAGTGATGGAGTTCAGTCAATGAGAATGAATTACTATCCTCAATGCCCCGAACCAGATAAGGCCATTGGGTTCACTCCTCATTCTGATGCTGATgctctaacaattctctgtcaGGTCAATGAAACTGAAGGTCTTCAGATCCGGAAAGAGGGGAGATGGGTTCTTGTTAAACCTCTTCCAAATGCCTTTGTAGTCAATATTGGTGATATCATGGAG ATTGTGAGCAATGGCTTATATCGGAGCATTGAGCATAGGGCAATAGTAAATTCAACAAAAGAGAGGCTCTCCATTGCTACATTTTATAGTTCCAATCTAGACTCGGAATTGGGTCCTGCACCTAGCCTTATTGGTCCTGGCAACCCAGCAAATTTTCGGCGAGTTCCTTTGGAGAAGTACTTTAAGGAATTCTTTGCTCGAAAACTAAGTGGCAAGTCGTACCTTGACTTCATGAGAATAGAAAATGGGGAGGGCAATACCAGTTga